A portion of the Ralstonia nicotianae genome contains these proteins:
- a CDS encoding serine hydrolase: MLAQILAERVGMPLPEFARHALFEPLGITDWEWVADYRGRPLAFAGLRLRLRDLARIEQMVLQHGQWHGRQIVPAEWIAESTRPRIDTGLGLQYGYQWWLGKVEAAGAQQAWIGGIGNGGQRLWIVPGLDMVVVATAGDYNQRAIWQQAEALFRQVTATVRPED, translated from the coding sequence GTGCTGGCGCAGATTCTGGCCGAGCGGGTCGGCATGCCGTTGCCCGAGTTCGCGCGCCACGCGCTGTTCGAGCCGCTGGGCATCACCGACTGGGAATGGGTGGCGGACTACCGTGGTCGCCCGCTGGCCTTCGCCGGGCTGCGATTGCGCCTGCGCGACCTCGCCCGTATCGAGCAGATGGTGCTGCAGCATGGGCAATGGCATGGCCGGCAGATCGTGCCCGCCGAGTGGATTGCGGAATCGACCCGCCCGCGCATCGATACCGGCCTGGGCCTGCAGTACGGCTACCAATGGTGGCTGGGCAAGGTGGAGGCGGCCGGCGCACAGCAGGCCTGGATCGGCGGCATCGGCAACGGCGGGCAGCGCCTGTGGATCGTGCCGGGGCTCGACATGGTGGTGGTCGCGACCGCCGGGGACTACAACCAGCGCGCCATCTGGCAGCAGGCCGAGGCGCTGTTCAGGCAGGTGACGGCGACGGTGCGGCCGGAGGACTGA
- a CDS encoding chitinase — translation MKPRVSPRFAARAVAALCLSAAAGASHAAGVYAPYIDMTLDPTPLIDQIGVRQGIQQFHLAFVIAGDGCTPSWGGIQAIGNGASGDLLTTIAASITRYRARGGEVSVSFGGAAGTPLMKACTTVPALKAAYQTVIDTYQLTHVDFDIEGSVQKDTEAVARNFQAIAQLQSDFAAKGRALHVTLTLPVLPSGLVQDGINTLNAAIANKVALDTVNVMTMDYGPADIDMGAAAISAAQGLYAQLDTAYKAVGQVKTDAQLWRLVGVTPMIGMNDVQSETFTLPNALTVLGAAYGNGYGMVSNWSVGRDQACPDNGAVVSPTCSGIVQRPYAFASIFRQLHGHWGTGVLRDPSYGNATGGSAPAWSATAVYRIGQCVTYQDAKYCARWWTQGDVPNAGGVWAKS, via the coding sequence ATGAAACCCAGGGTGTCCCCCCGCTTCGCCGCGCGCGCAGTCGCCGCGCTCTGCCTGTCCGCTGCCGCCGGTGCCTCGCATGCGGCGGGCGTCTATGCGCCGTACATCGACATGACGCTCGACCCCACCCCGCTGATCGACCAGATCGGCGTGCGGCAGGGCATCCAGCAGTTCCATCTCGCCTTCGTGATTGCCGGCGACGGGTGCACGCCGTCGTGGGGCGGCATCCAGGCCATCGGCAACGGCGCGAGCGGCGATCTGCTGACCACGATCGCCGCCTCGATCACCCGCTACCGGGCCCGGGGCGGCGAGGTGTCGGTGTCGTTCGGCGGCGCGGCCGGCACGCCGCTGATGAAGGCCTGCACCACCGTGCCGGCGCTGAAGGCCGCGTACCAGACCGTCATCGATACCTATCAGCTCACGCATGTCGATTTCGATATCGAAGGCTCCGTCCAGAAGGACACCGAGGCCGTCGCGCGCAACTTCCAGGCCATCGCGCAGCTGCAGTCGGATTTCGCGGCAAAGGGCCGGGCGCTGCATGTCACCCTGACGCTGCCGGTCCTGCCGTCCGGGCTCGTGCAGGACGGCATCAACACCCTCAATGCCGCCATCGCCAACAAGGTCGCGCTCGACACCGTCAACGTGATGACCATGGACTACGGCCCGGCCGACATCGACATGGGCGCGGCGGCCATCAGCGCGGCGCAGGGGCTGTACGCCCAGCTGGACACCGCCTACAAGGCCGTCGGCCAGGTCAAGACGGATGCGCAGCTGTGGCGGCTGGTCGGCGTGACGCCCATGATCGGCATGAACGACGTGCAGAGCGAGACCTTCACGCTCCCCAACGCGCTGACCGTGCTGGGCGCCGCGTACGGCAACGGCTACGGCATGGTGTCCAACTGGTCGGTCGGCCGCGACCAGGCCTGCCCGGACAACGGCGCCGTGGTCTCGCCCACCTGCTCGGGCATCGTGCAGCGCCCCTATGCCTTCGCCTCGATCTTCCGGCAGCTGCACGGCCATTGGGGCACAGGCGTGCTGCGCGACCCGAGCTACGGCAATGCGACCGGCGGCAGCGCGCCCGCCTGGTCGGCCACGGCGGTCTACCGGATCGGCCAATGCGTGACGTACCAGGACGCGAAGTATTGCGCCCGCTGGTGGACGCAGGGCGACGTGCCCAACGCCGGCGGCGTCTGGGCCAAGTCGTAA
- the ggt gene encoding gamma-glutamyltransferase, which yields MNPKPGLRWGAAIASLWLTTSFVPSSYAASVAPVAAENGMVVAAQHLATRVGVDVLKRGGNAVDAAVAVGYALAVVYPAAGNLGGGGFMTIQLADGRKTFLDFREVAPKGATANMYLDKDGNVIKGLSTKGHLAVGVPGTVSGMEYAREKYGTRSRTELIAPAIRLADKGFALDQGDIDMLLTSTKDFQEDPASGAIFLNKGQPYQVGQKLVQRDLARTLHAISVKGTDGFYKGWVGKAIVASSQAGKGLITQEDLDGYKTRELAPVECDYRGYHVVSAPPPSSGGVVICEMLNILEGYPLKDLGYHSAQGVHYQIEAMRHAYVDRNSYLGDPDFVKNPLDRLLDKNYAAKIRAVIDPKKAGVSKDIKPGVEPHEGSNTTHYSIADRYGNAVSVTYTLNDWFGAKVTAAKTGVILNDEMDDFTAKVGVPNLYGLVQGEANAIAPGKRPLSSMSPTIVTRDGKPAMVVGTPGGSRIITAVLQTMLNAIDYGMNVQEAVDMPRFHQQWLPDLTNVENYTLSPDTRQILEGMGHKFGPPQPANHLAAIIVGAPSLEGKPVGKNRFYGANDPRRNTGLAAGY from the coding sequence ATGAACCCGAAACCAGGCTTGCGGTGGGGCGCCGCAATTGCGTCTCTTTGGCTGACGACGAGCTTTGTGCCGTCGTCGTACGCGGCGTCCGTCGCGCCGGTCGCCGCCGAGAACGGCATGGTCGTCGCGGCCCAGCACCTGGCCACCCGTGTCGGCGTGGACGTGCTCAAGCGCGGCGGCAATGCGGTGGATGCAGCGGTGGCGGTGGGCTACGCGCTGGCCGTGGTGTATCCGGCCGCGGGGAACCTGGGTGGCGGCGGGTTCATGACCATCCAGTTGGCCGACGGCCGCAAGACCTTCCTCGACTTCCGCGAGGTCGCTCCGAAGGGCGCCACCGCCAACATGTACCTGGACAAGGACGGCAACGTCATCAAGGGCCTGTCCACCAAGGGCCACCTGGCCGTGGGCGTGCCCGGCACTGTGTCGGGCATGGAATACGCGCGCGAGAAGTACGGCACCCGGAGCCGCACCGAACTGATCGCGCCGGCGATCCGGCTGGCCGACAAGGGCTTCGCGCTCGACCAGGGCGACATCGACATGCTGCTCACCTCCACCAAGGATTTCCAGGAGGACCCGGCTTCGGGCGCCATCTTCCTGAACAAGGGGCAGCCCTACCAGGTGGGGCAGAAGCTGGTGCAGCGCGACCTCGCCAGGACGCTGCATGCGATCAGCGTCAAGGGCACCGACGGCTTCTACAAGGGCTGGGTGGGCAAGGCCATCGTCGCCTCCAGCCAGGCGGGCAAGGGCCTCATCACGCAGGAAGACCTGGACGGCTACAAGACGCGCGAACTGGCGCCGGTCGAGTGCGATTACCGTGGCTACCACGTGGTGTCGGCGCCGCCGCCCAGCTCCGGCGGCGTGGTCATCTGCGAGATGCTCAACATCCTGGAGGGCTATCCGCTCAAGGACCTGGGCTATCACTCGGCGCAGGGCGTGCACTACCAGATCGAAGCCATGCGCCACGCCTATGTGGACCGCAACAGCTACCTGGGCGACCCGGACTTCGTGAAGAATCCGCTGGACCGCCTGCTCGACAAGAACTACGCGGCGAAGATCCGCGCGGTGATCGACCCGAAGAAGGCCGGCGTGTCCAAGGACATCAAGCCGGGCGTGGAGCCGCATGAGGGCAGCAACACCACGCACTACTCGATCGCCGACCGGTACGGCAACGCGGTGTCCGTCACCTACACGCTCAACGACTGGTTCGGCGCCAAGGTCACGGCCGCGAAGACCGGCGTGATCCTCAACGATGAGATGGACGACTTCACCGCCAAGGTGGGCGTGCCCAACCTGTATGGCCTGGTGCAGGGCGAGGCCAATGCCATCGCGCCGGGCAAGCGGCCGCTGTCGTCGATGAGCCCGACCATCGTCACCCGGGACGGCAAGCCCGCCATGGTGGTGGGCACGCCGGGCGGCAGCCGCATCATCACGGCGGTGCTGCAGACCATGCTCAATGCGATCGACTACGGCATGAACGTGCAGGAGGCCGTCGATATGCCGCGCTTCCACCAGCAGTGGCTGCCGGACCTGACCAACGTGGAGAACTACACGCTGTCGCCGGATACCCGCCAGATCCTGGAAGGCATGGGCCACAAGTTCGGCCCGCCGCAGCCGGCCAACCACCTGGCCGCGATCATCGTGGGGGCGCCGTCGCTGGAGGGCAAGCCGGTGGGCAAGAACCGCTTCTACGGTGCCAACGACCCGCGCCGCAACACGGGGCTGGCCGCCGGGTATTGA
- a CDS encoding cysteine synthase A: MAIRDGFSGSIGNTPLIRLARLSEETGCEILGKAEFLNPGGSVKDRAALYIIRDAERRGTLRAGGTVVEGTAGNTGIGLAHLCAARGYRCVIVIPETQSPEKMDLLRALGAEVRPVPAVPYKDPNNYQKIAGRLAQETANAIWANQFDNLVNRQAHYETTGPEIWRDTAGKVDAFVCATGTGGTLAGVARYLKEQNPAVRTVLADPHGSGLYSFVKTGSIQAEGSSITEGIGSTRVTANLEGTPIDDAVRIDDQTCVTMVYRLLREEGLFVGGSTGINVAAAVQLARELGPGHTIVTLLCDRGNLYFARLFNGAWLAQKGLVAG; this comes from the coding sequence ATGGCCATACGGGACGGGTTTTCCGGCAGCATCGGCAATACGCCGCTGATCCGGCTGGCGAGGCTGAGCGAGGAAACCGGCTGCGAGATCCTCGGCAAGGCCGAATTCCTGAACCCGGGCGGATCGGTCAAGGACCGCGCGGCCCTCTACATCATCCGGGACGCCGAGCGGCGCGGCACGCTCAGGGCCGGCGGCACGGTGGTCGAGGGCACCGCCGGCAACACGGGCATCGGGCTGGCCCATCTCTGCGCGGCGCGCGGCTACCGCTGCGTGATCGTCATCCCCGAGACACAATCGCCCGAAAAAATGGACCTGCTGCGCGCGCTCGGCGCCGAAGTGCGCCCGGTGCCGGCCGTACCGTACAAAGACCCCAACAACTACCAGAAGATCGCCGGCCGCCTCGCGCAAGAAACCGCCAACGCGATCTGGGCCAACCAGTTCGACAACCTCGTCAACCGGCAGGCCCACTATGAAACCACCGGCCCGGAAATCTGGCGCGACACCGCCGGCAAGGTGGATGCCTTCGTCTGCGCGACCGGCACCGGCGGCACGCTGGCGGGCGTCGCCCGCTACCTCAAGGAACAGAACCCGGCCGTGCGGACCGTGCTGGCCGATCCGCACGGCAGCGGCCTGTACAGCTTCGTGAAGACCGGCAGCATCCAGGCCGAAGGCAGCTCCATCACCGAGGGCATCGGCTCCACCCGCGTCACCGCCAACCTCGAAGGCACGCCCATCGACGATGCCGTACGCATCGATGACCAGACCTGCGTCACGATGGTCTACCGGCTGCTGCGGGAAGAAGGCCTGTTCGTGGGCGGCTCGACCGGCATCAACGTCGCCGCGGCGGTGCAGCTGGCGCGCGAGCTGGGGCCGGGTCATACCATCGTCACGCTACTGTGCGATCGGGGCAATCTGTACTTTGCGCGGTTGTTCAATGGGGCATGGCTGGCGCAGAAGGGGTTGGTGGCGGGATGA
- a CDS encoding M20/M25/M40 family metallo-hydrolase, producing the protein MKPSRLALAALLLCAAPLSHADANPKVLAAAERYRGDALQLLERLVNIDSGTGNEAGLSQVSAIVVDELRKTGAQVETASAAPAAGNNILATWKGTGKARILLMAHMDTVFKDGTARAKPFYIEDKRAYGPGVMDDKGGIVAGLYAMKILQQLDFRQYGQVTLLLNTNEETGSKGTRALIEREAKQHDVTLNLEPGRPADGLVVQRKGSGTAQVDVKGKAAHAGIAPESGRNAATELAHQTLQLGKLGDSAKQTTVNFTVLKAGDATNVIPDHATAYADVRVAVPEEFDRVERDLARVSADKLIPDTEVKTLLVRGFPPMPRNAASDQLASRAQAIYGEIGRKLTLEGSGGAADASLSAGAGTPTLDGFGIVGGGIHTPEEYAEVESVVPRLYLLSRMIMELAGAK; encoded by the coding sequence ATGAAGCCATCCCGCCTCGCCCTCGCGGCGCTCCTGTTGTGCGCCGCGCCGCTGTCCCATGCCGACGCCAACCCCAAGGTATTGGCCGCCGCGGAGCGCTATCGCGGCGATGCGCTGCAACTGCTCGAGCGTCTCGTGAACATCGACTCGGGCACCGGCAACGAGGCGGGGCTCAGCCAGGTCAGTGCGATCGTCGTCGACGAACTGCGCAAGACCGGGGCACAGGTGGAAACGGCCTCCGCGGCGCCAGCCGCGGGCAACAATATCCTCGCCACCTGGAAAGGCACCGGCAAAGCGCGCATCCTGCTGATGGCGCACATGGACACCGTGTTCAAGGACGGCACCGCCCGCGCCAAACCCTTCTACATCGAGGACAAGCGCGCCTACGGCCCCGGCGTGATGGACGACAAGGGCGGCATCGTCGCGGGACTGTACGCCATGAAGATCCTGCAGCAGCTCGATTTCAGGCAATACGGTCAGGTCACGCTGCTGCTCAACACCAATGAGGAAACCGGCTCCAAGGGCACGCGCGCACTGATCGAGCGCGAAGCCAAACAGCATGACGTCACCCTCAACCTGGAGCCTGGGCGGCCGGCCGACGGGCTCGTTGTGCAGCGCAAAGGCAGCGGCACGGCGCAGGTCGATGTCAAGGGTAAGGCGGCCCATGCGGGCATTGCGCCCGAGTCAGGCCGCAACGCGGCCACCGAGTTGGCGCACCAGACCCTTCAGCTCGGCAAGCTTGGCGACAGTGCAAAGCAGACGACCGTCAATTTCACCGTGCTGAAAGCCGGCGATGCCACCAATGTCATCCCCGACCATGCGACCGCCTACGCAGACGTGCGCGTCGCCGTGCCGGAGGAATTCGACCGCGTCGAGCGGGACCTGGCGCGCGTGTCGGCCGACAAGCTGATCCCGGATACCGAGGTCAAGACCTTGCTGGTCCGCGGCTTCCCGCCGATGCCGCGCAACGCCGCGTCGGACCAGCTCGCGTCCAGGGCGCAAGCCATCTATGGCGAAATCGGGCGCAAGCTCACCCTCGAGGGCAGTGGAGGCGCCGCCGATGCCAGCCTGTCCGCCGGCGCCGGCACGCCCACGCTCGATGGTTTCGGCATCGTCGGCGGCGGCATTCACACGCCGGAGGAATACGCCGAGGTCGAGAGCGTGGTGCCCCGGCTCTATCTGCTGTCGCGGATGATCATGGAGCTTGCAGGCGCCAAGTGA
- a CDS encoding 2OG-Fe(II) oxygenase, with protein sequence MPSLRSYLDNAFRWRRGRQGTGYDKMLLATATWPICFDSYLIRYPEGSEIPPHTDPVSDGRHYRLNIVLKSPRSGGEFVCANPIFQTRRIKLFRPDACEHSVTRVQGGSRYVLSMGWVIGGRAA encoded by the coding sequence ATGCCGTCACTCCGCTCTTACCTCGACAACGCTTTCCGCTGGCGGCGCGGCCGCCAGGGCACGGGCTACGACAAGATGCTGCTGGCCACCGCGACGTGGCCCATCTGCTTCGACAGCTACCTGATCCGCTACCCCGAGGGGTCGGAGATTCCGCCGCACACGGACCCGGTCTCGGACGGGCGGCACTATCGGCTCAACATCGTGCTCAAGTCGCCCCGGTCGGGCGGCGAGTTTGTCTGCGCGAACCCGATCTTCCAGACGCGCCGCATCAAGCTGTTCCGGCCCGATGCCTGCGAGCACAGCGTGACGCGGGTACAGGGCGGCAGCCGCTATGTGCTGTCGATGGGGTGGGTGATCGGCGGGCGGGCGGCCTGA
- a CDS encoding GNAT family N-acetyltransferase encodes MADRDTIVIRPLAEGDAAAFKALRLQAIQDAPSAVQPTHEEEAAHTLEDMRRCIRATGHEVVFGAFLGDALVGVTGLRRFVPVQAAHKAVLWGVFVDPAHRRGGVARRLLDAAIGHARSARVLQIQLCVNTENPRAQALYRSVGFEVFGVEPRSLCVGGRFYDEAHMVLRLDAGDGAAVSAC; translated from the coding sequence ATGGCCGACCGCGACACCATCGTGATCCGCCCGCTCGCCGAGGGCGATGCCGCGGCGTTCAAGGCGCTGCGCCTGCAAGCCATCCAGGACGCGCCTTCGGCCGTGCAGCCGACCCACGAGGAAGAGGCCGCGCACACGCTGGAAGACATGCGCCGCTGCATCCGCGCGACCGGGCACGAGGTCGTCTTCGGCGCGTTCCTTGGCGATGCCCTGGTCGGCGTGACGGGGCTGCGGCGTTTCGTGCCGGTGCAGGCCGCGCACAAGGCGGTGCTGTGGGGTGTGTTCGTCGATCCCGCTCACCGGCGCGGCGGTGTGGCGCGCCGGCTGCTGGACGCGGCCATCGGGCATGCCCGTTCAGCGCGGGTGCTGCAGATCCAGCTGTGCGTGAATACGGAGAACCCGCGTGCCCAGGCGCTGTACCGCAGTGTCGGCTTCGAGGTATTCGGTGTGGAGCCGCGCTCGCTGTGCGTGGGCGGCCGGTTCTACGACGAGGCGCACATGGTGCTGCGGCTGGATGCGGGAGACGGCGCGGCCGTGTCTGCGTGCTGA
- the treA gene encoding alpha,alpha-trehalase TreA, translated as MLDPRGLARPSRFCPRIIYAGTSHIRRATAAALLAASLCALPACADVGVGAALPLSPDKLYGELFVAVQTAQVYPDQKTFVDTVPKADPAVILQAYRAQKDVPGFSLKAFVDQYFTVPSETVITPPAGQSLRAHINWLWPALTRTTATAPDNNSLIPLPKPYVVPGGRFREVYYWDTYFTMLGLQASGRDDLVDSMLDNFAYQINRFGHIPNGNRTYYLSRSQPPFFALMVELAATKEGEAAYTRYLAPLRKEYAYWMRGAAGTAPGQASGNVVVLPDGTVLNRYWDDEATPRPESYLQDVATAQQAPDRPAAEVWRDLRAAAESGWDFSSRWFGDSATLATIRTTSILPVDLNALMFQLEKTIAKGCAVARDFACTVEFGNHARKRAVAVERYLWHPAGYYADYDWKLGKVRDNLSAAATYPLFVQMAPWGRARQTLRQTQTALLQVGGLSTTTLHTQQQWDAPNGWAPLQWIALQASQHYGQALLAQTIGERFLGSVERLYAAEQKLVEKYIVDGSGTGGGGGEYPLQDGFGWTNGVTLRLLDAYGRGQ; from the coding sequence ATGCTCGATCCCCGTGGCCTTGCACGGCCATCCCGGTTTTGCCCGCGCATCATCTACGCCGGCACCTCGCACATTCGCCGCGCCACCGCCGCAGCGCTGCTGGCGGCCAGCCTCTGTGCCCTGCCTGCCTGTGCCGATGTCGGCGTTGGCGCGGCGTTGCCGCTTTCGCCGGACAAGCTCTATGGCGAACTGTTCGTCGCCGTGCAGACCGCGCAGGTCTATCCCGACCAGAAGACCTTCGTCGATACGGTGCCCAAGGCGGACCCGGCGGTCATCCTGCAGGCCTATCGGGCGCAGAAGGACGTGCCCGGCTTTTCGCTGAAGGCGTTCGTCGACCAGTACTTCACCGTGCCGTCCGAGACTGTCATCACGCCGCCCGCCGGGCAGTCGCTGCGCGCGCACATCAACTGGCTGTGGCCGGCGCTCACGCGCACCACGGCCACGGCGCCGGACAACAACTCGCTGATTCCGCTGCCCAAGCCCTACGTGGTGCCGGGCGGGCGCTTCCGCGAGGTCTACTACTGGGATACGTATTTCACGATGCTCGGGCTGCAGGCGTCCGGGCGCGATGATCTCGTCGACAGCATGCTCGACAACTTCGCCTACCAGATCAACCGGTTCGGCCACATCCCCAACGGCAACCGGACGTACTACCTGAGCCGCTCGCAGCCGCCGTTCTTCGCGCTGATGGTGGAGCTCGCGGCCACGAAGGAAGGGGAGGCCGCCTACACCCGCTACCTGGCCCCGCTGCGCAAGGAGTACGCCTACTGGATGCGCGGCGCCGCCGGCACGGCCCCCGGGCAAGCCAGCGGCAACGTGGTGGTGCTGCCCGACGGCACCGTGCTCAACCGCTACTGGGACGATGAGGCCACGCCGCGCCCCGAGTCGTATCTGCAGGATGTCGCCACGGCGCAGCAGGCACCGGACCGCCCCGCCGCCGAGGTCTGGCGCGACCTGCGTGCCGCCGCCGAGAGCGGCTGGGACTTCAGCTCGCGCTGGTTCGGCGACAGCGCCACGCTGGCCACCATCCGCACCACGTCCATCCTCCCGGTCGATCTCAATGCGCTGATGTTCCAGCTGGAGAAGACCATCGCCAAGGGCTGCGCCGTGGCGCGCGATTTCGCCTGCACGGTCGAGTTCGGCAACCACGCGCGCAAGCGGGCGGTTGCGGTCGAGCGCTACCTGTGGCATCCCGCCGGCTACTACGCGGATTACGACTGGAAGCTCGGCAAGGTGCGCGACAACCTGTCGGCGGCCGCGACGTATCCGCTGTTCGTGCAGATGGCGCCGTGGGGGCGGGCCCGGCAGACGCTGCGCCAGACGCAGACGGCGCTGCTGCAGGTCGGCGGCTTGTCCACCACGACGCTGCACACGCAGCAGCAGTGGGATGCCCCGAACGGCTGGGCGCCGCTGCAGTGGATTGCGCTGCAGGCCAGCCAGCACTATGGCCAGGCGCTGCTGGCCCAGACCATCGGCGAGCGCTTCCTCGGCAGTGTCGAGCGCCTGTATGCGGCCGAGCAGAAGCTGGTCGAGAAATACATCGTCGACGGCAGCGGCACGGGCGGCGGCGGTGGCGAGTATCCGCTGCAGGACGGCTTCGGCTGGACCAACGGCGTGACGCTCAGGCTGCTCGACGCATACGGGCGCGGGCAGTGA
- a CDS encoding glucan biosynthesis protein, whose product MVTRRHLLASASLSATLAALGITPEALAASRVKLGNAAPFNFDALIERARAMAGQPYTPPATAPADILAKIDYEAHGKIKFDTAHALFADGPGQFPVTFFHLGTFFRAPVRMHVVDKGEAREIVYDESYFDMPADSPARKLPRNSGFAGFRFQESRLGDQKKLDWKKNDWVAFLGASYFRAIGELYQYGLSARGIALDVAQAGRAEEFPNFTHVWFDTPSNEHADSVTIYALLDGPGITGAYRFVMHRSKGVVMEIDTALFLRRDIDRFGIAPASSMYWFSETAKGTATDWRPEVHDSDGLAMWTGSGERIWRPLNDPPRVMTSAFSDNNPRGFGLLQRDRDFNNYMDGVHYERRPSLWVEPLEGWGEGAVQLVEIPTDDEIHDNIVAMWVPKAPARAGSHYRLRYRLHWLADEPYPTPLARCVATRLGNGGQPGQPRPRGVRKFMVEFKGGPLEKVPFGVKPEAVLTSSRGTFSYVFTEAVPNGVPGHWRAQFDLTVDDKEPVDMRLFLRLDGKPLSETWLYQYHPFQSPVGPVAS is encoded by the coding sequence ATGGTCACGCGCCGACACCTTCTTGCCTCCGCTTCCCTCTCCGCCACGCTGGCCGCGCTCGGCATCACGCCCGAGGCGCTGGCCGCCAGCCGCGTCAAGCTCGGCAATGCCGCACCGTTCAACTTCGATGCCCTCATCGAGCGGGCCCGCGCCATGGCCGGCCAGCCCTACACGCCGCCGGCCACCGCGCCGGCCGACATCCTCGCCAAGATCGACTACGAAGCCCACGGCAAGATCAAGTTCGACACCGCCCACGCCCTGTTCGCCGACGGCCCCGGCCAGTTTCCGGTGACGTTCTTCCACCTGGGCACGTTCTTCCGCGCACCGGTGCGCATGCACGTGGTGGACAAGGGCGAAGCGCGCGAGATCGTCTACGACGAGTCGTACTTCGACATGCCCGCCGACAGCCCCGCGCGCAAGCTCCCGCGCAACAGCGGCTTCGCGGGCTTCCGCTTCCAGGAAAGCCGCCTGGGCGACCAGAAAAAGCTCGACTGGAAGAAGAACGACTGGGTCGCCTTCCTGGGTGCGTCGTACTTCCGTGCCATCGGCGAACTGTATCAATATGGCCTGTCCGCGCGCGGCATCGCACTCGACGTGGCGCAGGCCGGCCGCGCGGAAGAATTCCCCAACTTCACGCACGTGTGGTTCGACACGCCGTCCAATGAGCACGCCGATTCGGTGACGATCTACGCGCTGCTCGACGGCCCGGGCATCACCGGCGCATACCGCTTCGTCATGCACCGCAGCAAGGGCGTGGTGATGGAGATCGACACGGCCCTCTTCCTGCGCCGCGACATCGACCGCTTCGGCATCGCGCCGGCCTCGTCGATGTACTGGTTCTCCGAAACCGCCAAGGGCACCGCGACCGACTGGCGCCCCGAAGTGCACGACTCCGACGGCCTGGCGATGTGGACCGGCAGCGGCGAGCGCATCTGGCGCCCGCTGAACGATCCGCCGCGCGTCATGACCTCGGCGTTTTCCGACAACAACCCGCGCGGCTTCGGCCTGCTGCAGCGCGACCGCGATTTCAACAACTACATGGACGGCGTGCACTATGAGCGCCGTCCGAGCCTGTGGGTCGAGCCGCTGGAAGGCTGGGGCGAAGGCGCCGTGCAGCTGGTGGAGATCCCCACCGACGATGAGATCCACGACAACATCGTCGCCATGTGGGTGCCGAAGGCACCGGCGCGCGCCGGCAGCCACTACCGCCTGCGCTACCGCCTGCACTGGCTGGCCGACGAGCCGTATCCGACGCCGCTGGCGCGCTGCGTGGCCACGCGCCTGGGCAACGGCGGCCAGCCTGGCCAGCCGCGTCCGCGCGGCGTGCGCAAGTTCATGGTGGAGTTCAAGGGCGGCCCGCTCGAGAAAGTGCCCTTCGGCGTCAAGCCGGAGGCCGTGCTGACCAGCTCGCGCGGCACGTTCTCGTACGTGTTCACCGAGGCCGTGCCCAACGGCGTGCCCGGCCACTGGCGCGCGCAGTTCGACCTGACGGTCGACGACAAGGAGCCGGTGGACATGCGCCTGTTCCTGCGCCTGGACGGCAAACCGCTGTCCGAGACGTGGCTGTACCAGTACCACCCGTTCCAGTCGCCGGTGGGGCCGGTGGCGAGCTGA